Below is a window of Tolypothrix bouteillei VB521301 DNA.
ACAGCAGCTACAAAACCAGTTAAGCCTTAACAATCAGGAACTTACCCGCTTATTAAGGTCAAATCAAGATCATATATCTTATCTAGCACACGAACTTAAAAGCCCTTTAACTTCCATCATTGGGTACTCAGATTTATTTTTACGCCTGCAAAGAAAGCATTCTGAGGAAAAAGAGGAAAAAGATACTTTTACCAATTTAGAACACATAGAAAAAGTTTTACGCAGTGGCAGACAATTACTCCGAATTATTAATGACGCTTTGGAAATCTCTCGTTATGATGCAGGGGAAATGAAATTGCACCCTGAATTCATTAATCCATGTGAATCGATTGAACATGTTTGTGAAATGTTAGAGTCTTTAGCAGCTAACAAAGAGTTAGAAATGCTTGTTGAGCTTGACAAAGCACCAGAACAAGTCTTTACAGATCCGTTACGATTACAACAAATTTTAACAAATCTTATAAGTAATGCCATTCGTTATACCGATCGCGGAACTATTAAAATAAACTGTGAAATTTTAAGCGACGATCGGTGGGCGATCGTAGTTTCCGATACAGGAGTGGGGATTGAGCTAGAAGACCAAGCGCAAATTTTTCAACCTTACTTTCGCATTGGTATTGGCGGTCAATATTCTTACCTTCCCGATAGCACTGGTTTGGGTTTGGCAATAGTATTACGGTTAGTGAAACTCCTAGAAGGAGAAATCAATGTCGCCTCACAGGTAGGGATTGGTTCAACCTTTACAGTTACTCTTCCATTAGAAATGATCTGAAGGATAAAACCTTAATTATTGTTTACATACATAACTTTTTGTATTCGTAAACTCCCATAGAAAAAATATTTCCAACAATTTCTAAAATTTTTCAGATTTTCCTCTTTTTTTTAGGTTAAAAATGAAAATTTTTAAGCTTACATTAGGAAGAACAATGCCAACTCTTTTAAGATTATTTTACTAAGTATCGCCCATCCTATATGTAGTTCAAAAATTACAAAAAAATTTAGGCAAGCTTCAAAACTATCTACAGCCTTTTCTGTAAAAAGAAATTCTACTTTCTGTATATCCTAAGTTGGATAGCTTCCGGGTTAACAACATATTAATAATTGAATAAAAAATAGTAAAATCATTAAAAATATGACTTTTGAATAAGAGTCGGAATACCTCTATTGGAAGATGAATGAGGAAAAGGTATAACTCCATATTTAAAAGTCGAGGCAAGCCAAATCATTACTATCGAGAGAAAAGCCATTCTTATTTTTGCTAATCTAATCGTTTTTTTAAGGCAAAAAAACTGTGAAAAAAGGCGGTATTTTTGTTTAACAAAAGAAAAGAATGAGCCAACATCATAATTTTGGAAGACATAGATAGCAGAAACAGATTTGTAATTAGTAATTCCTGTTGTTTTTTAAAGAGGCAATCTAATGTCTAAGTTTTCACGGAGACAACTACTGGCTTTTTTTGGAGCAAGTACTGGTGCAACAGTATTATCTCCGATGTTAGGAGACCGATTTTTTGGCAACAGCCCTAGCGTTGCTGCTGATGGTGGTGTACCTTTGAAATTTACCCCACTCCGTTTGCCCCATCCCTTACCAATTTATACCCAGCAAAAAAGCTACTTATCAACAGGAATTGAGCAAGGAAGTATTTTAGAACCTTCTGCTAATACAGCGTTAAGTCATTACACTGTTATTGATGACGTTGTAGTACCACCAGAATATGAACGGTATGTAATTGTGGCGTGGGGCGATCGCGTTTTCCCCAATCAAGAAGAATACTTTGGCTACAACAGCGACTACACGGGCTTTGTTCCTATTAATAGTAGAAACTTCAATGATGGCTATCTGTGGAACAATCACGAGTACGTATCTTACCCTATTACCGCTACCGTACCCGGTTTTACAAGCGATAGCGACCTTATAGGATTTCCTACAACATATTCCCTAGTTATTGGAAGAGATTTACCTGAAGACAGAACAAATCTCCAAGTCTTGGGTGAATTTATGTATAACATAGGCGGTTCCGTTGTCAGAATCGCCCGACAAGACCGCAACGAACGCTTTGCTGTAGTGCGCGATTCTAAAAACCGACGTATTCATGGACTCTCTGGTTTGGGAATCAACAGCCAACGTACTGA
It encodes the following:
- a CDS encoding sensor histidine kinase, with the protein product MKDFSQLLQNKTQTIVEEWVKAVREDKKIPITKNLSRSAIKNHLTDVLSALADVLAKSPQDDEMKQIVQESLHHGTLRAEQGYDAAEIAREYRVLREIIFKTIEPEFLQASVGEVMRAVRLIDIVLDEAIASCFQSYTEQRLTELQQLQNQLSLNNQELTRLLRSNQDHISYLAHELKSPLTSIIGYSDLFLRLQRKHSEEKEEKDTFTNLEHIEKVLRSGRQLLRIINDALEISRYDAGEMKLHPEFINPCESIEHVCEMLESLAANKELEMLVELDKAPEQVFTDPLRLQQILTNLISNAIRYTDRGTIKINCEILSDDRWAIVVSDTGVGIELEDQAQIFQPYFRIGIGGQYSYLPDSTGLGLAIVLRLVKLLEGEINVASQVGIGSTFTVTLPLEMI